The genomic interval CTATGGAAGGCGATACAACCGCATTTTATTTACAGAAAAAATTAAAGGTAACTGGTGTTAAAGTAAGTACTATTGCACGGGGGATTCCGATAGGAGGTGACCTGGAATATGCAGATGAAATTACACTGGGAAGAAGTATCGTAAGCCGGGTGGCCTACGATTGATACATATACATTTAATGTTAAGGAGATTATGAATAGAATAGATTTCTTGCGCACCTTAGCCGGAAGCACATTTGCCGTTGGAGCTTTGGGAAACCAGGCATTTGCAGGATCAGATAACATTATACTTGCTGAAACTGCACCTTTTAAGCAAGCACCGCTTCCTTATGATTTTGGAGCTTTGGAGCCAAGTATTGATAAACTTACGATGGAAATTCACTACACAAAGCATCATGCTGCTTATGTGAAAAACCTGAATGACGCGGTAAAAGGAACTGAATTTGAAAAGAAATCCCTGGATGAGATTTTGAAAACTATTGGTAAAGCTCCGGCAGCTATAAGAAATAATGGTGGCGGGCATTGGAACCATACTTTTTTCTGGGAAGTAATGGGTCCTAAAAAGGGAGAACCAACGGGCGCAGTTGCTGATGCTATTAAAGCACAGTTCGGAACGCTTGATAAGTTTAAAGAAGAATTTGCAAAAGCAGCAACAACCCGTTTTGGTTCCGGGTGGGCCTGGCTGGTTGCTAAGGACGGAAAATTGTCTATTGGTTCTACACCAAATCAGGATAATCCTTTAATGGATATTTCTGATATTAAAGGGACACCTGTTCTGGCACTTGATGTTTGGGAACATGCCTATTACCTGCATTATCAAAACAAGCGTGCTGACTATATTAAGGCTTTCTGGGATGTAGTAAACTGGGATAAAGTCGCAGAAAATTTGAAGAAGGCATAATTAATAGCGTCTTCAACGGATAAAAGGAGAGGATAAACTATTAAATCGTTTTTCCTCTCCTTTTGGTTTAATTGGAAGCACAATAAGTACTAATTACCTTATAAGCCTGCGAGTAACCAAGTTCTCCTGCCTTACTCAGATCAAGACATCCATCATTTGTCTGTCCGAGACTATTTTTAAGAATTCCTCTCAAATAATAAGCCTCAGGATAATCAGAACGTAATTTTATTGAGCTGGTAAAATCCAGAACAGCTCCCATCTGATCGCCGTTGGAAGACCTGATCATTGCGCGTGAAAAGTAGGCATTTGTATAAGTCGGGTCTAATTCAATTGCAGCAGTTAAGTCCAGAATAGCGGCTTTACTATCTCCGGTCGCTGCCTTGCTTATACCCCTCATGAAATACGCTTCTGTACGTTCGTTCGTAAGATTGTCAATTTTAACGCGTTCTTTAACTTCATTACGAAGCTTGTCCAATACTTCCCGGTTTATTTTGCCTGCGTACACTATTTTTTTAGGGTCACCGACATAGCTGTTTTTTAATTCGATCGCTTTGGTAAGGTCTGCTATAGCTCCGTGATGGTCATTTAGTTTACTTTTGGAGAATCCTCTGCCATAATATGCCTCATAGTTTTCAGGATCAGTCTGTATCGTTTTTTCAAAGTCGATAGCAGCACCTTTGAAATCATCAATTTTATTTTTTGCAAATCCTCTTTTACTATAGAAAGAAGCATCCTGCGGGCTTAGCTCAATAGCTTTTGTAAAATCAGTTATAGCTCCCTGATAATCACCCAGCTCCATTTTAGCCGTGCCTCTGCCTGCATACGCACCAACCCGTTTTGGGCTTAGTTCAATTACTCTGGAAAAATCAGCGAGACTACCTGCATATTCCTGTAAATCCTGTTTGCAGTTTCCTCTGGCATAAAGCGCTGCAATTTCATCAGGATTTAATATTAATGCCTGATCCAGATCCAGCAAAGCATTACGGTGTTTGTGAAGTTTGGCGTAGCTTACACCACGATTATAATATGCCTTTGGATCTTCGGGGTTAAGCTCAATCGCTTTGGTATAATCCATTAAGGCAGACTGAAAATCATCCTGCAAACTTTTACTGACACCGCGACTTTGATAATATAATGCAACCTTTGGATTGATTTCGATAGCCTGATCGTAATCTAAAATTGCTCCGCGGTGATCTTTTAAATTTGCTTTTGCCAGTCCTCTGTTAAAATAACTCGGAGCATGCTGCGGGCTCATCTCAATAACAGTACTATATGCCTTTAATGCTCCGGAAAAATCGCCCTTAGATGCAATGGTATTGCCCTCTTCAAAGTACTCGGCTGCTGATCGTTGCGTAAAACCAGGTTTGGAAAGAAATAGTGTGGCTATTGAAAAAATGGTAATAAAACTGTTTTTCATGTACGAAAAAGTAGTAGGAATTTCTTTGAATGGCATAAAAGTATTCAAAATGATTCAGGAACAAAAACAAATTCCTCTGCCTGAAAACCATAGTCATTACATTTGTTAAATATATCTATTTTTACAGCGTGGAATACTTTAATAAACCAGATTAAAATATACAAATAAAAATGACTGCTGTTTCGAAAAAATTTTAATTTTAGGAGTGATCATCATTGCGTCGGTTGCTATATATCTGGCATTTTTTAAGCCTGCTGACAATGAGAATGAAACATCATTGAGTCCGGTTGCTCCTGTTGAAGCCAATGATGGTGTTTATATTTCATCGCTGACAGATCTGGAAGGCCAGTCTGTAGCAATGGACCAAGACAAGCTGATATTTATGAATGTTTGGGCTACATGGTGCGGACCTTGCAATATGGAGATGCCCGGAATACAGAAGTTATATGATAAATACAAAGAACATCAGAAAGTTGCATTTTATATTATATCTGATGAAGATTCTGAAACTGTAAATCCTTTTATAGCCCGGAAAGGATATCAGCTTCCTTTTTACCGCTTTACCGGCGTATATCCTGCCGCATTGGATGGTAATGCAATCCCCCGGACTTATATTATTTATAAAGGAAAAATTCTGGCTCAGGAAATCGGAGCTTCCCAATGGGACAGTCCGGAAATTATTCAATTAATTGATAAGCAGCTGTCTGAGATTTAACTGCTTGTAATTTTGATAAAATATCCAAAACTTAGAAAGTATGGACACAAAAAAGGAGCCTGATTTATTCAGGCTCCTTTTCTATAATTAAGTTTTTAGCAATTATTCAACAATGAAAGTACCTTTCATTAAAGCATAATGGCCAGGGAAGCTGCATATGTAAGTATAAGTCCCTTTTTTTGGTGCTGTAAAAGTGATGGTATCGCTTTCTCCGCCACCCACAAGTTTGGTATGCGCAATGATGTTGGCTTCTTCTGATTTTGGAATGTATTCAGTTTCTCTGGCTGCTGCTGCCTTCGAGCCAAAAGCGGCTACATCAACACCTGGTTTTAACAAAACAAAATTGTGACCCATTGCTGCCTTAGCTAGTTTCCCAGAATGTGTCAGAGTAAGTTTTACCTTTTGTCCTGCCTTTACTTTTATCTCTTTAAGGTCGAACTGCATGGCATCACTTCCTTTTATAACGATCACTTTTTCTTGCTTTGTGTCATTTACTTCTGACTTAACAGCAAGTGATTTTGCGGTTAACGAGCTTGTTGTAACAGCTCCCAAAGCCATTATCGAAGCAAGAAATAATACGCTGGACTTGATCCTTTTCATATTTTAATATAAGTAAACTTGTTTTGTTTTAAATAACTCGTGCAATTTAACAGATGGCTCACTAAAATAATAACGCATTAACATTTGTTTGAAAAACAAAATTTTAAAAAAGTATTTTATATTCATCCCTGATGGCATTTCCAAAGCAAATTACTGCCAATACAGTCATGTAACGGTTGATATCAATAGGATCCATTGGTAAAGGTATTCTATGGGATTTTGTCGAAAGGGCAAGCAGCGTCATCGAAACAATCACCCATAATGCACTTTTTTGTTTATTACCTAGCCCGAGACAAGAAATCAACAAGGTTACGATAATACAAAATGGCTGTATGATCAGGCCCATAAACTGCACATGGTACCAGGTAATACAGAATAAAAGTAGCAGACCTAAAGAAATCGTTGAAAACAGCATTAAATTTTTAGCTTCATAACGCATAATTACGCACCATGATGCCGATACAAGACACACTGCACCTAATGTCCTTTCACTGTCACGTATAATATTTTGCAAATTGTCTGAAATATCCAATCCTGCAAATACAAACAATTCAACCAATGCATTAACGGATATAGGTAATAAAAAAAATCCCCATAACAACCGGTTTGTTAAAGGTTGCAGATTGTAATATTTATAAAAAATAAATGCACCGGTCAGGCTGAGTATCAGGTTAGAAAATATATGAGGATTAGTAAGCATATCTATGAATATGGCCCAAGAATATCAAAAAAGCAATTTACAAATTCTGGTTACATTTTGCTACTTCGTGCTTTTCGTCCTACTTTTACCAAAAAAACTGATTTACCAACATGAGCGTTTTAGTTAATAAAAATTCTAAGGTTATAGTTCAGGGATTTACGGGTTCTGAAGGCTCTTTTCATGCCCAGCAAATGATTGAATATGGCACTAATCTCGTAGGTGGGGTAACTCCCGGGAAAGGTGGACTTTCACATTTAGAAAGACCTGTCTTTAATACAGTAGACTTGGCAGTACGTGCTACCGGTGCAGATGTTTCAATCATATTTGTTCCACCAGCCTTTGCTGCTGATGCCATTATGGAAGCTGCTGATGCTGGTATTGGCGTTATTGTTTGTATTACCGAAGGTATCCCTACAAAAGATATGATGCAGGTAAAGGCATATTTGAAAGGTAAAAATTGCCGTCTAATCGGACCAAACTGTCCGGGAGTTATCACTGCAGAAGAATGTAAAGTTGGTATCATGCCAGGTTTTATATTCAAAAAAGGAACAATTGGGCTTGTTTCTAAATCAGGTACACTTACGTACGAAGCTGTGGATCAGCTTACACGTGCAGGACTTGGACAAACAACAGCTATTGGTATCGGAGGTGATCCGATCATCGGAACAACAACAAAAGAAGCTGTTGAGCTTTTGATGAATGATCCTGAAACCGAGGCTATTGTAATGATTGGTGAAATTGGAGGAAGTATGGAAGCTGAAGCAGCTGCTTATGTGAAATCTACCGGAAATAAAAAACCTGTTGTTGGTTTCATTGCTGGTCAGACTGCTCCGAAAGGGCGTCGTATGGGACATGCCGGTGCTATCATTGGTGGTGCAGACGATACTGCAGAAGCTAAAATAAGGATCATGAAGGAGTCTGGAATATTTGTTGCTGAATCTCCTGCATTAATTGGTGAAACAATGCTTATTGCTTTAGGTAAAAAATAATAGCTATAACTAAAAATTATATGAAGAGGGCTGAGGAAACTCCGCCCTTTTTTATACCATGAAGTCCATTTCTTTAATTCTTTTTTGGGCTTTTAATTTAGCACTGGTTTTGGTGGGCTTTCGCGCTCATGCTGATACCAGGTCAACTCCACCCGAACAATTTTTCCCAATTTATAATTATCAGAATGACTGGCTGGTTTATAGCGACCAGTACAAAAACTATGTTCCTTTTTCCCAGGAAATTGATGAAAGTTCAAGATATGTAAGTGTTTACATTGATTTGATTAAAAACAGGAGATATAGTCTCTTGTTAAAAACAGAAACAAGGAACTATTTATTTATCGAGGGTACTCTTCAAAAGGAAATAACTCAGGAACAATGGGTTAAAATGGACGTAGACAGTCTTTACAAGATTTATAAAAAAGACGAATTACTGCTGACAGTTTATGGAAGTCCTGGTATAGACGACAAAAACTTGCTCCTATGCAATGAAAGGAAACGGAATGATGCAGGAATTATTGAGAGTGCTTCTTCCAATATCATTAATATAAAACCTATTGCCTTTTCGCCATTTCGTAATTTTGCGATTTTTGCAATGGTTATTATCCTGATCCTCAATGCCTGGATTTTTAATGTAAATCCGCTTGCATTTATCAGGCTTATTAATCCGGTAGAACTGTTAAAAAATGATCCGCGGGACCAGCTTTCCAAGTTAAATAAACCCTACAGCAGCAGCATTATTTTCTTTGTTATCATTGTATCCATGCTCACCAGCTTTACGCTGTTATTTCTGTCTTCCAATAAACTTAATGTATTTTCTGTAAACATTATTCTTTCAGAAAAATCCAATACATTTCAGTTGCTTGGAGATTTTTTTATTCTCTCAACAATCTTTTTTTACTGTTTTACTTTAAATTCATATTGATGGTAATGGTAGGGAATATGCTTAATCTGGACAAACTG from Dyadobacter sp. NIV53 carries:
- a CDS encoding superoxide dismutase, with translation MNRIDFLRTLAGSTFAVGALGNQAFAGSDNIILAETAPFKQAPLPYDFGALEPSIDKLTMEIHYTKHHAAYVKNLNDAVKGTEFEKKSLDEILKTIGKAPAAIRNNGGGHWNHTFFWEVMGPKKGEPTGAVADAIKAQFGTLDKFKEEFAKAATTRFGSGWAWLVAKDGKLSIGSTPNQDNPLMDISDIKGTPVLALDVWEHAYYLHYQNKRADYIKAFWDVVNWDKVAENLKKA
- a CDS encoding tetratricopeptide repeat protein codes for the protein MKNSFITIFSIATLFLSKPGFTQRSAAEYFEEGNTIASKGDFSGALKAYSTVIEMSPQHAPSYFNRGLAKANLKDHRGAILDYDQAIEINPKVALYYQSRGVSKSLQDDFQSALMDYTKAIELNPEDPKAYYNRGVSYAKLHKHRNALLDLDQALILNPDEIAALYARGNCKQDLQEYAGSLADFSRVIELSPKRVGAYAGRGTAKMELGDYQGAITDFTKAIELSPQDASFYSKRGFAKNKIDDFKGAAIDFEKTIQTDPENYEAYYGRGFSKSKLNDHHGAIADLTKAIELKNSYVGDPKKIVYAGKINREVLDKLRNEVKERVKIDNLTNERTEAYFMRGISKAATGDSKAAILDLTAAIELDPTYTNAYFSRAMIRSSNGDQMGAVLDFTSSIKLRSDYPEAYYLRGILKNSLGQTNDGCLDLSKAGELGYSQAYKVISTYCASN
- a CDS encoding TlpA disulfide reductase family protein, which translates into the protein MIIIASVAIYLAFFKPADNENETSLSPVAPVEANDGVYISSLTDLEGQSVAMDQDKLIFMNVWATWCGPCNMEMPGIQKLYDKYKEHQKVAFYIISDEDSETVNPFIARKGYQLPFYRFTGVYPAALDGNAIPRTYIIYKGKILAQEIGASQWDSPEIIQLIDKQLSEI
- the azu gene encoding azurin, yielding MKRIKSSVLFLASIMALGAVTTSSLTAKSLAVKSEVNDTKQEKVIVIKGSDAMQFDLKEIKVKAGQKVKLTLTHSGKLAKAAMGHNFVLLKPGVDVAAFGSKAAAARETEYIPKSEEANIIAHTKLVGGGESDTITFTAPKKGTYTYICSFPGHYALMKGTFIVE
- the sucD gene encoding succinate--CoA ligase subunit alpha encodes the protein MSVLVNKNSKVIVQGFTGSEGSFHAQQMIEYGTNLVGGVTPGKGGLSHLERPVFNTVDLAVRATGADVSIIFVPPAFAADAIMEAADAGIGVIVCITEGIPTKDMMQVKAYLKGKNCRLIGPNCPGVITAEECKVGIMPGFIFKKGTIGLVSKSGTLTYEAVDQLTRAGLGQTTAIGIGGDPIIGTTTKEAVELLMNDPETEAIVMIGEIGGSMEAEAAAYVKSTGNKKPVVGFIAGQTAPKGRRMGHAGAIIGGADDTAEAKIRIMKESGIFVAESPALIGETMLIALGKK
- a CDS encoding DUF4271 domain-containing protein — protein: MKSISLILFWAFNLALVLVGFRAHADTRSTPPEQFFPIYNYQNDWLVYSDQYKNYVPFSQEIDESSRYVSVYIDLIKNRRYSLLLKTETRNYLFIEGTLQKEITQEQWVKMDVDSLYKIYKKDELLLTVYGSPGIDDKNLLLCNERKRNDAGIIESASSNIINIKPIAFSPFRNFAIFAMVIILILNAWIFNVNPLAFIRLINPVELLKNDPRDQLSKLNKPYSSSIIFFVIIVSMLTSFTLLFLSSNKLNVFSVNIILSEKSNTFQLLGDFFILSTIFFYCFTLNSY